The Gossypium hirsutum isolate 1008001.06 chromosome A13, Gossypium_hirsutum_v2.1, whole genome shotgun sequence nucleotide sequence TGGGATTGCTGAAGGCCCTGTGTTTGAATCTTTGCGTAAGCGTGAATATTACTCTTTTTACTCGGTCTCCGGTTAAAGTCTTGAGGGAGTGGGATTCTGAGTGGTTGAGATTGTGTAGTTAGTAGGGGAGAGTTTTAAGGGATGtgtatcatctttttttttcaatttttttctcttcccttttcttctattttttccaCCAATCTAgtctctttgtttttctttttgctgTTGAATTTTTACATCTCGTTGAGTTGTGCCTTTCGTGCATTACTGGTAAGTTGCGTAGTGTATTTGGTGTTTCACTTGTAAATTTTTATTGATGGGCATTGTGGTTACTGGTTAGGGGAAGCTTCAGAGGCTCGAAATCGTTTAGTGGGGACTTAGTCTCGCAGTTTTTACAGTCGATCGATTAGAGGTAAGGTTTTTGTAGCTCATTTAATGAATAGTTCAATTTGAGTCTGACTTTAGTTTGGTTTTAAATGACTAAATCAGCGTCTTGATGGATAATTTTAGGATTTGAAAGGCTCAAGAGTGTTCTCATAGCgaatcgataccaggtgtgtactcgaaaatacaaaaaataaggTTTCAGTGAAAGCTAAAAACctcactgtcgacgccacactgGCGTGTAGTCGCCCATGTAGTAGGCTGTGTGCCATAACACAGCGTGTGATCGACAAGGCCAGGCCTGCAcgcaagacacgaccgtgtgatggccaggtaggccgtatgtgacacacaggCTAGactaatttgggccgtgtgggccacatgggcgtgtgggaatttgggccaggccgtgtgatccacagaAGCCAAGGCCAATctaggcatgtgggcccacatgggcaagCCACATGGCTTGTGAGCCcatttatctgaaatgattcttagggttgcacgggtcacccaagtcgaatgtgaacctactgtaggatTGGTAAGCgttacctagacccctaaatGTATGATCTGAGTGTATGTCATGtatgataaattatgcatgattactgatatatatacatatacgtatgaCTGATGGTTACATAATAGTATTACATATTGTAtgtttgcattgcattgggttgggatgatggcatttggaggaagtgtactgaaaagctttaagcctattatctggcagctcaactgcaaCATACTGATTATGtgtcgcattcggtactacttggagtgtagggatgagtgggttttttaaaccccacatggaatgtagggatggacggagatggtgtgtagaggctgatGGGTAGGACTCTGTTACTGATTACTATTTGCATTAATGATACTATGATGGGAAAAAGCCCTAATGCATATCTGATACTGGACtgaaataggctaaggcccaaactactaCTGAAATTGTAATAGGCTTAGGCTCTAGACTGTATTTGACTGTGTACAGGTTTTTTGtgggaattacacactgagtttacgtaaactcacccttttctattttatctgtacaagtaatccctagacttgacgAGTCGGTGCAACtgaggactcgacggtgaccacatGGTTATTGAACTATTTTAGTTTCAGTTATGGTATTTAGTTCCTAATTATTTTCTgggttattttttatgtaaattagATTTTTAGGACTGTTGCTTTTACTTTTGATTTTCACTATTCGTTTTTAAACTGAAAACTCAACAAAAGCTCGGTTTAATTTAAAATGACGTTTTTCTAAACGAGAATAATTTTCACTAAATAACACgtttttaaaagcttctgctacgaaatatgttttttaaataaatcagTTAACGAGGAAATAGTTTTGAAAGTGACGAAAGATAAATGAAAGCTAATAAATGGAAACGGTTTAACTTGATAAATGTTATTTCGAATTCCATTCCatatgacatcgccagattcagccataacgtctagactaggtttggggtgttacaaacaacCTCTTTTTCAGTTTCTTCATCCATGGCTTAATTAGGTTCAACCTTGCTAGGCTCTTTCAATAGTTTATGAAGGCAACTTACCTTGGGATTTTAATCTACTTACAAAGGGTACGAGTTGACTAACTTGTTTCTCCAAGTTTTGAATGATCAAATTTGTCTCCTATTAGAAATGCTGAACATTAGTAGCAAGAGTTTTGTCCATATCCTCAAGAGACATACTTGAATTAGAAGAACGTGGTTgagaattttggaaattttatgctCTCGTTTCATAGCTAAAATTTGGATTGTCCCTCTATCCAGGATTGTAAGAGTTCGAATAGGGATCTTTATCTCTTCTGAGGGGATTCGGAAAACCCTCTAGCTATATTAGTGTTTTCGTTTGTATCTTTAAAAAGTATAAGGCATGAATCGGTTAGGTGGCCATAATTAGCATAAATGTCACATGCTTTGGCTTGTTGGGCCTTCTTTAATGCCATCTATTCAACCATAGTAGTTTAGTCTATCAGCTCGTTGTTCAAGAGTAGAAGAATTTACCCTTTTTACTCTTCATAGTACATCTTGTCAGAAACTAATTTTTTGCGAATAGCAACCATGATTGAAATTAATTCTCGCACCTCGCAAGCAGTAATGATTGAAATTAATTCTCGAGCCTCACAAGGAGTTTTGTTCACTAAAGCACCACCGCTTGCAGCATACGTCGTCCATCATCTTTTACTACATTGATAGAAGTCCTTCATAGAAATAATGGATAAGCAGTTGTTCTGAAATATCTATGTTGTGGGCAACTTACACACAATTATTTAAATCGCTAATATTCATAAAGGCTTCCCATGTCTTTCTATTTTATTCCACAAATATCTTCCCTGATAGAAGTAGCACGTGAAgcatgaaaaaattatttaaaaataatattacctTCTCTTCCCACGTGTAAACAATCCCGAAAGGTAAATAATAGAGTCAATCATTTGTTTTATTAgctaatgaaaaaggaaaaaattccaACTTGATTTGTTCTGTGATTACGCCTTGCGGTCTTATAGTGGAACAAACCACATGGAACTCTTTTAAATGTTTATGAGGATCTTCATTCTGAAAACCATGAAAAGTAGGAAGTAAGTGAATTAAATCATATTTCAGTTCAAAAGGTACCTCAAGTTCGGGATATTGAATGCAGAGCGGTTGTTGATTTATTGTCGGTGTAGTTAATTCTCTTAAAGTTCTATTATTCATAACTTCTTGATTTCAATGATCTTGGTTTCGTTAGATGGTAAAAATGACTTATtattaatatctaattcaacagCAACAAACAATGGGTTGCGCTTGATTCTTGTTTCCCTTCTCATCCTTCTTGATGTTTTCTAAATCTTTGGATCGTACAAGAGATTTTGTACGAAAAGATTGAGacataaagagaaataaaaactaaattgaagataaagaactaaaactaaaataaagtaaaagtaaaacgggaaataaaaaggaaataaaattattaacattGATCCccaacaacggcgccaaaatttgttAGGCTGTTAAGACCTacaaaaataaaacttatttaaaaaatataaattagtagATAGCAGCATGTATGATCGAATCTACATAGACTagtgataattttatttctttgataaaaataaaattaaaagggggtttaaaattaaaacaaagtaaaaagaaatcataaaataaaggaaaagaaaatcaaTGAGAATAAACTCTAACCAAAGGTAAAATCTTCATTTGATTCGTAGATTCAATCATCGACACAAGGGTGTCTTAGATGCCTTTAATAAATTAGTTCTAGCTATCAACTTAGCATTGAGCAATGAATCTCTCCATACATGTTCATTAACCAAGAGGTAGCTTGATTGAAATTTTTTCTCTAACTGAAAAATAACCTTGTAACTCAACACTCAACATTAACTTACCGATAACATTAAGAATGAGTGAGACCTAATTCTAACCGACAAACTCACCTCAACGGGGTTAATTTAAGCTAGATTAGACATCCACACCACATAAACGTAAACCACCATATAAACGAGTTATGCAATTTGCCACTagtattaaaatgaatttaacaattacaaatttaattattctaattgacAAAACAACTATTCTACGCTATCAAATATCAGTTGAATATTTATCAAACCTGAGCAATTGTAATTAAAATAGAAGATGCGTGAATACCAAAGAACAAATAAGAACTAAAGCATAAATAAATCTCATGAATTTATGGAAACAAACTTCGATTAACCTTCGACTAAAAAGAGGCTTTAGAAACtcggaaagaaaataaaatgcaaaaacaaaataaaaataaggtggCTATGTCTTGTCTCTCTATTTTAACCTAATAATGTCTATTTAtagggtaaaaataatttaatggaAAAAATACAAAAGTCCCATTAATTTAATAaagcaaagttttttttttcaagatattttggtaatttttacatCAAACTTTCAGACCGTTTTCGGACGTGTTCCTAATATTTTTTAGCTTCATCCATAAAATAACTTTAGTTAGATCTTTCAATTCCCTTCGAATCAATATATGGACTCAAAATAGAGGTTTGTAACTTAAGTTATAGCCAAAACACGAAAATTGCACTATGTTGAAAGTCCAAACTGcaaacttcaaaaataaaaatttaagctaTTTTTCTCTACTTATTCCATAAATCAAAACAATATAATTAACAACATATAATTTAATGGgagaaatattataaataaataaataaattatgcacTTATGGGGAAGTCGATATAAGTGATACAAATTATGAAGTTTACATGGTGGTATTGTTGCTTTTTAAGTTGTCTTATAGGGAGGAagtccacatggtggatgaagtTCATACATGTGCTGCGACTCGTACTCCTTTCATTTATCTTGAGATTGGGCCATTTGCATTTTACAATTATATTTCTCTGGTAAAGCATACATAGCGATTCATATAAGTGACCATGAAGTGACTCCCTAAGCTCTTTTGGAGTATGGAGATTTAGGTTGCCGCTTCATTTCAGGTGCTAAGTTGCTTCCTCTCATTAGCCCTTTGCCTGATATCTTGGATTAACCGTGAAATGTGGAGGTGGGAAGATCCCCCTATCTCAACAGCCTTATTTGCCATCTCTCCAAGTCTCTTAGCTCTTTTCCTTCTCTCTTCTCCTTCCTCTCCTTCATCCATCAGCTTTTCAATAGCCTCTTTAACATCTTCTTTCTTCACTAATACTccaattttctcttcttctccccACCTCATTGGCTCCTCTACTCCCACCCTCACTCCGATTTCAACTATTTGTACAGCCAGTTTCTCATTGGCAAACTGATCAGCAAATAGGGGCCAAGTTATCAATGGAACACCGGCAGAGATGCCTTCGATTGTTGAGTTCCAACCGCAATGAGTTAAGAACCCTCCGATGGCCTGATGCGATAGTATTAGTACTTGCGGTGCCCAACCCCGGATCACAAGCCCTCTTCCTTTCGTTCTTTCCTCGAAACCGTCCTCTGAAATCCAGGTGTCTACATCATTCGATGCATCACTTGCTCTTATAACCCATATAAACGGCCTATTCGATGCCTCCAGGCCTAAACCGAGTTGTATCAATTGTGAGGGCGTCAAGTTCGATATGCTTCCCAGACAGGCATAGATTACGGTACCTGGTTTTTGAGAATCAAGCCATCTCAAGAACTCTTGTTCATCAACCGAGGCCTTGTTGCCTCTCTGAGCTTTATCCATGGCATCCTTGTTACATAGAGAAACCGGACCAATGCACCATACTTTGTCCTCCCTTGCCTTCTTGTATTCCTTAACATATTCGGGCTCCATCTCTTCGAAAGAGTTTATGATGACGCCGTAAGACTCGAGATCCGCCTTCTTCCGTTCCTCCGAAAATTGCTTGAGGTTTTCAGCCATAACTTGTGTGACCTGGCATTTAGTGAACTCAACTTTGTGGGGCATGTTAGGCACGACGAAGTACTCCGTCTCTGAGGAAACGTGGTCAAGAACGTTGGAGATGCGTAAATTATGGAGACAAACAAGACGAAAGCAACAAACTCCATGGAACACGATCCTCGGAATCTGAAACTGGTTGGCAATGTCGAGTGTGAACGCAAACAACACATCAGAAAGGATACAGTTGGGGCTTGGCGTTAGCTCAGGTAACAGTTTTTTAACTGGCGTTTCAAGCGCGTCGGTAGCTTGGTAGAAATTCCAGGCTAAGCTAAAGGAAGGCAGCATGTCGAAGCTCTCGCACCCTTCTGGCAATCCAAATTCAGCACATGGAAACTGTACCTCAAGTAGACGGATGAAGAGCCCCGATTCCATGGCACGATCGAGGGTTGCCTTGAACCTAGCTGCCTTTTGAGGCGTTGTAATGATGGTTACGATCACGCCTCGCTGTGCCAGCAATCTAGCAATGTCAATCATAGGGGCCATATGGCCTTGAGACATGAAGGGAAACACCACAAAGTGAAGCTGCTGCTCCTCTTGAGTAGGAGTCGCCATCGAAACTGTCAAAAACTAAACCATAAGTCTGGTTTTATATACTGatataaattttgatgtttttttattatatttgagatattttaatttatttatattgtaTATAAGAAAAAAAGGCAAGCGAAAGAAAGGATTGAGGAGGTGACATAAGGGCATACATAAGCATTTTTGTCTATTTATGTAGAAAAAGTGAGTTAGGCTTTTTCTCATTTGTGAAATTATGATTGTAAGTGAAGTGCTGGGTGGCTAATTTCGTATAAAAAATAGGGAACATGGCAGACCAAGACTGGCATATTGATTTGTAAGTAGCCATCAAATCCTACACGAAATCAACTTTGATGAAAGTTTTAATATTTTCTGTAATTAATCTTATATAAAACATTATTCAATTTGTCTATTTGTGTTACTGAGTCATGTTTTTTTTTCTcggtaaattaataatattattaataaattaggaATTTCAAAGCTACAGAAGATCgcctcaaataaaaaaaaaaaagaatctttAGCCACTCTTTTAACGCAATTGGCCACATCACAGAGGTTTGCCATAGAAACACCAAGCCAAGAAAATTAAGCAACAAATGATACTGAGAAGCCAAAACCTCAACTAAGCTAGATATCACCATCACTTCCGAGGCTGATTCTCATTTAAAAGAACCATCATGTTCCTAATCAATTTTTTCATCAAAATCAGATTGCTTCCAATTCAAGGAAAACAAGCTCTTCAAGCATGAATAAACCAAAAATAGGATCAGTCCTCGCCTCAAACAGCAAAAGCATCATAGCCAAATCACCACAGAGCCCCAATAAACGCCTCACATAAAAGATGTAGCCACATTTTGGTCCAATTCTGTCATCACTCTCTCTAAAGCTTCAAAGGCTGACCCTTCCAGATACAACTTCATTGGCATAAAAACATATCAGTCCAGAGGACTTTAACGCATGATCGGAGGAGAATATATGATATCTCTGCTAAAAAGACCCTTAATGAGAGTCAACCACTGCAAGTCAATTTCCATTCGTTGGTAAAACCATTAAAACTGTTCGGCTCATCAAATaagaagaagggaaaaaaaaaagtctTCACCCCAAAGCACAAATGATACCAACACTGACATTCATATTCACAACATAAGTCAAATACCTTTTTGCTCCTCAATCTCACAAGGACAAAAATTTGACCAGCACACAATCAAAATTTTGATCGACCTTTCCATTAAAGAACAATGCACGACACCTCTTTCAAACCCGAACCTTCAAGTTCCCCCAACGTCCTACATCAAGGCTGGCCTTTCTGCAATAGCGAAACAACTCTCTCACAACCTCTTCTTCAATTCCCCTTGCTTGAAGCCCCAAGAGTTTACCAAAATCCCTTACTCTACAAGTCCCACGCTTCTTCTAGCCTTATGAATTCTGAAATAACGACCTCATCACTGCAGCTAGCCCTCAGACCCAAGATTTTTCCCACTTCCCAAGCTTCCTCAGCTTCTTTACGGATGACTCTCCTTCGATCGATGAAATCTGAGTCGGAGAGCGAGTCGTTCACCACTTTGGATTGTTTTGGCCACTTCCCAGATCCTTTCTTCTTCTCAGGCGGTCTCCCTCTTCCTCTCTTTGTAATTATCTTGGCCTCACAAATACCCAGCTGTTAACGAATCTTCCTCACCTTAGTTTTGGTTATGGCTGACAATAGTGCCTCATCCAAGCCATCATGCTCATGACCCACTAAACAGTCATTATCCGGATCCGTAACTCATCAGATGGGCCTTCAAAAAGTTAAGGCCCACATTTACATTGTCCATTCTAGAGTCTCCTTCCGTCCCATTATTGGGCTCAATTTGAATGGCATCTTTGGATTGCAACCCATCTTTGAACTTTCCCCTGTATTCTCGAAGTTCTAACCGGGAATTAAAATCTAAGCAGCTTCCTTGTCACTTCTGTTAATGTGACTGTCGGCTGGAGCAGTCAAGTTGTCTTCTTGAATCGAATTTCCCAAGGACTGATGGCCACTGCCTCCTCAGAGATCCCCACTTTTTCTGTATTTTGTAATTTACACAAAATATTAAAGGCTTCTATTAATTTGCGTAAAAGAGTTATGTTTTATGTGATTGAATAATAATTTAGGTACAATTTTTAATCTAATCGATgcaattcaaataatattaatttttatttgatttaatttatataacattaatttttatataattaggTGTCAtgaaaagcttttttttttaaatcccacCTTAAAACTCGTCAATAGTTTGTTAATTGAAAAAACTTTTaacaaaaatgagaaaaataaaataaaataaaagtttaaaatcatatctaaagactaaatttgtaattctatacataaattttgattttgtataattttatatatgaaatattattttgattcaatttttataaatcataacatcattatcgatataatatcattttatgtctAAATATTGTAtgcaaaaataattatatttatctaatatggaaataaattgatgtatttttaaaaaaatatatatatgattgaatcaaaatcaaaattcaattcgtagaatcttttcaaattaaaatttatatatcaaattacattttgaatcaaaatttatgtataattttaatatttaacccTAAAAACGAATAAAGTCTatgaaacttttaaattttataagttagaCAGATATACTTGCATTAGACTTTACAAAttatggtttaaaatttaaattgtttgaaACTTTTTCAACATTATAATTGAATCtttaaagtattaatattatatcaatcaagtcATTTTGTCAGTTTAGTAAACAGTTTAAATTTAACATGCATACTTACTCTATGAACAATTTGAATatgtaataaaaagaaaaaaaatagtcttCTAACGTCAAATACAAACTTACATTAATTCTTAAACCCTACCTCGAGTGGGACACAGAGAATTATGAGAAGCGATTGGAGAGGCACTCGTGAACGACCCTCAACCTTATACCGTCTGGATGGTCATTCTATGACCAACTACTCACATGCTTTATATCATCCACGGGAGGGACCACCTGCCCTTAACCAATTAATTGGACCTTTTGTTAGGCCACCTGCTATTAATAGGTACACTCTCCTCAATAAGAAACCATATGGAACCATCACTTCTATAAATACTCCTAGCATCTCTCAAAACTCTTACAGTACGTTTGGTTGGTTGTAATGGAATAGGGTTGTAATtaaatagagctgtaatggaatagagctgtaataagtAATTTAACTGTTTGATTGAATGGAatagaatagaactgtaatagtattcttgtattTGGTTAAatagaatgatgttgtaatagcataaggaaaaaaactaaaacgaccagaatacccttagtagAATTTTTTGTTAAGgtagataattattgttattgttattaaattttaataaaattattattaaatatattttattaaaaaaataatttaaccatattttaacataattattattaaatataatttaataaaataatatgtaatttaataacattattaatataattattattatatgaattaaaaaatcataatatataatactaaaaaaataatatataatctactttattatttttaaactgtaatacatatttaatgtgctaaaatatcattactgaaacaaataatttaattataaacaaaatattagaagaataaataacttgagaattatatttcagatccaaatataatattcatatactaacaaaaagttacatgatttcattagtttatatgtcataattcatatgttataaaattttacaacatcaaaaagttacaaTATTGTAATcacattctatcatgtcattatactATCAAAAAGCTACATAAGTATGCATATTGTGTAATTATTCAGAAATTCAGTGTTAATTCCTTGAGAGCGACCACCTCTTGGTCAACTTCTTGAGTTTCTAATCTACTACACTAAAATTGTACGTTGATTGATTTGATTTTCTATGTTCTGAAAGTGGTTCTCCATGTTTGCCTGCAAACGTTGAGCTGTATTAGCGAAAGGCTCAACTAAATCTTCAATAGATTTACCTGGCTTAGAAGAAGATGGTTGTGAGGAAGCATGCAAGCTCAATTCATAGCCAATATCaggaaaattcaataaattcaacttcaaaatttacacaaatgttgcaagataaatttattaaattaggaCCCAATTGATAGAATGTATTAACaataagggctaaatttgttattagaccaatcaaaatcatgtataATCCATGAAAACATTAACTctatgattaattgtccttaatttCTAACCTTCGAAATTGATAGGAAATAAATTGCTTTGATTTTCTTagaaggaccaatttgctcaattCGAAATTGAGAGGAATTGAAGAGTTCTTTTTACCATATATTTTTTATGTCTATCTAGTTATAATAGTTATCAAGAAAAGGCAGCTCAAACAGATTTAAGCATATATTTGACCCCATAATCTCTTAAAGCAATTAACAGACAGATAAATGCGGAGTAGATTTAGACAAAAGACAATTTAAAAGCATAACAGCCTAGAGATAAACAATCTTTAAGGGGCAAAATCTGTTTCAGAAATCATAAAAACTCATCAATCCAGAACATGTGGATCATCTGACCACTTTCATTACTGGACCTTATTGTTGTTAAACCACTTGGAAGTTACATAAAGATGTATATATGAACTTCTATATATGATCAACTTTGCTGGGGGTTAATCATCCAATAAAAACAAACATGGTCACCTTGCAGACTATACATATCTACCTACCACGTCTTTGTTTCCAATGAATACCGGTATTGTACTGTTCATTAAAGGGACTGTCTCTCACCTTCTAGTTATATATTCATCAAATTTCCATTGCTTTATATCTAGAAGAGTTTCAAGCCTAAATCTTGGAGTTCTTTCCTATTAACCTTAGAGCAAAGCAAGATGGTCAGCGCTAAGAAGCTTATCAAGTTAGTAAGAAAATGGCAAAAAATGGCTACAATCAGGAGAAAGAGGATCACACCATCAAGTGCCACCTTAGATACTGGCGCAAACAGTTGCAACACGTCGACAACAATTGAGTAGGGCGATTTTGTTGTATACAATGTGGATCAGAAACACTTTGTGCTTCCATTGGAATATCTCAAGAATGAAATAGTCATGCAACTATTTAACTTGGCTGAAGAAAAGCGTGGTCTATCAGGCAATAAAGCTCTCATCTGCATATATTTATAAGAAACTTGATGCCTTTGGAAGGATTCCTGTTAAATAATGAGCCACCTTTCTGCATTTAACCCAGTAAAGTTGGTCAGTAAAACTAAGCTTGTAAAAGAAAATGAGAGCTACACATAAAATTACGCTACATAAAATTACATGACTTAAGAGAAGTCAATAGTAATACGGCAAATTATAATGATATATTTAGGCGGCCCTCTGTGACAGTTTCA carries:
- the LOC107895353 gene encoding UDP-glycosyltransferase 73C1, with product MATPTQEEQQLHFVVFPFMSQGHMAPMIDIARLLAQRGVIVTIITTPQKAARFKATLDRAMESGLFIRLLEVQFPCAEFGLPEGCESFDMLPSFSLAWNFYQATDALETPVKKLLPELTPSPNCILSDVLFAFTLDIANQFQIPRIVFHGVCCFRLVCLHNLRISNVLDHVSSETEYFVVPNMPHKVEFTKCQVTQVMAENLKQFSEERKKADLESYGVIINSFEEMEPEYVKEYKKAREDKVWCIGPVSLCNKDAMDKAQRGNKASVDEQEFLRWLDSQKPGTVIYACLGSISNLTPSQLIQLGLGLEASNRPFIWVIRASDASNDVDTWISEDGFEERTKGRGLVIRGWAPQVLILSHQAIGGFLTHCGWNSTIEGISAGVPLITWPLFADQFANEKLAVQIVEIGVRVGVEEPMRWGEEEKIGVLVKKEDVKEAIEKLMDEGEEGEERRKRAKRLGEMANKAVEIGGSSHLHISRLIQDIRQRANERKQLST